One Entomomonas asaccharolytica DNA segment encodes these proteins:
- a CDS encoding TMEM165/GDT1 family protein produces MEAFLVSTGIVALAEMGDKTQLLALVLAARFRAPIPIILGILFSTLANHFIAGAVGHWLTALFSPATLSWILAVCFLAMAIWILIPDKLDDDETSTIKKYGPFVATFIAFFLAEMGDKTQIATVMLAAQYNSLFWVVAGTTIGMMIANVPAVLLGNFSADKLPLRTIHIVAALIFVVMAGFAIYQAIIL; encoded by the coding sequence ATGGAAGCATTCTTAGTCTCTACGGGTATTGTCGCTTTAGCCGAAATGGGCGATAAAACACAACTTCTTGCCTTAGTACTCGCTGCTCGTTTTCGTGCCCCTATTCCCATTATTTTAGGTATTCTATTCTCTACCTTAGCTAACCATTTTATTGCAGGTGCTGTAGGTCATTGGTTAACAGCTTTGTTTTCGCCTGCCACCTTAAGCTGGATTCTAGCGGTGTGCTTTCTCGCCATGGCAATTTGGATACTCATCCCTGATAAACTAGATGACGATGAAACTTCTACTATTAAAAAGTATGGCCCATTTGTCGCTACTTTTATTGCATTCTTCCTTGCGGAAATGGGCGATAAAACGCAGATTGCCACCGTTATGTTAGCCGCTCAATATAACTCCTTATTTTGGGTGGTGGCAGGTACTACCATAGGTATGATGATTGCTAATGTGCCTGCGGTTTTATTAGGTAACTTTAGCGCGGATAAACTCCCCTTAAGAACTATCCATATTGTGGCTGCTTTAATATTTGTGGTAATGGCTGGTTTTGCTATTTACCAAGCAATCATCCTCTAA